From Syngnathus typhle isolate RoL2023-S1 ecotype Sweden linkage group LG13, RoL_Styp_1.0, whole genome shotgun sequence, a single genomic window includes:
- the greb1l gene encoding GREB1-like protein isoform X1, translating into MGNSYAGQLKSARFEEALHNSIEASLRSSSGDPQPIFTQLYLKPEPYPANVDADVKPKVEPHSGELPAQELLTNSHSSNDAEELEEEEDSDSNSPPLPYLQTPVPEGCCTMEGFCQAGKDLRLVSMATEPIDVPTGFELVGAKSPSVAEHILVCAVDRRFLPDDNGKNALLGFSGNCVGCGEKGFRYFTEFSNHINLKLSTQPKKQKHLKYYLVKNSQGALCKGPLICWKDSKTRQLSSGAASTSKPSSSSSVSSKENGGTSANGSSPFSLSDSPPTRMTPASVFFNSPDLSRECGFIKPLGATPGNKTLPLVPTALRVNGPTNGLAVDGRPPLLSPSQITLGAQGQAYRSPDLGDSPVSSAMNSGPPKKRHRRWHPTSMVPVPPTAVPVPAIRPVVCPPGSIVGSVVSPQAPGPGVIQPQPVSAGASVIIPDNLLNCVGVRPVILIGHGTLPYFYGNVGEVVVSPLLVGCYKNSPLSENTLESLGLSGSQQLSVETMILLTLQYLARLGPDQIPLREELEQIVLKAMLCCPGGPAISPSQLPWLARLEASVSGGAVQVVVTHNSLGEGICESLRSLSEGPHLRQSLPTYVLIIYSSKMSGNEFCVMVLGKYQARALAEGMLTTNEFLKEISYELITGKVSVLASHFKTTSLGDNLDKQLVRYQRRRKGQVIQPFQGDVTDHIHSQEAASMSPPSDRELLGKVFQIFPTQLSVARRLLSQVCSIADSGSQNLDLGRFCKVDFLVLVPPSHILVNQTAQRIRQSGVLLDLGMEESCPPQKCDKYVVRLDADVHAKMEAFMRKVKQNPYTLFVLIHDNSHVDLTRYQTCCLKKYMYILTASLTLVSFYEDNKGRRNLARMVIKLNGNIQRMRCSYLEPIEKKRCSISPDFSSSRHFTSALSGSVCHGELQGLADRVVNCQEVLDAMNLLVLQVSCFPYTLQTRQSRISVHNEVHWPSDQSLESLPPGELAYFGLGDYSRSLQWGVASPILRCDDAFEKMVHTLLHRHPHLHSMVIRSYLLIQQYTEAMMALTSSPSLRDHITPETLAMVEDLINAPGREGSQGRGHMLLVRVPSLQLAMLARERLEDVRDKLGLQLCFAVLLGSPASEIILPRNFTCRLRAWRGCENEDWVPLTYEDLEGLPCIVILTGKDPLGETFPRSLKYSDLRLIDSSYLTRTALEQEVGLACTYVSVGVVQEPKKVAGPRESDAEKVVHDGEELERPQSNGSAATRTSGPLVENGVSSSDNTEAVPKPPACASKGVDTSGLKQECDSMGSQFASNPPKTSSKAPPSLYSSSSSSSPSPSSSSAQRPSQSTQCGRRRHPKPAARVSPRTVIMSRPAYNLLSADSGSQLSSFSLLPHADVAWCSPLRPPVTASLHGWEQSAHYRRWTVAKQHHADYEAPSTSHPRRLLLSGPPQVGKTGAYLQFLRILFRMLIRLLEVDVFDEEESDEEEANEETSKVATAVNAQWPDIEDIRKLPFDPNPRGSKFKKASPVHCDKTPKRSRVLKEEDESQSEAKQETKSIRLTRFAAHNAFHHCEQCHHYCDASPATQLSECTFHAFTFCSSMLGEEVQLQFVIPKDKEKHFVFSQQGSHLESMRLPLVSTKGVFHVGAQDPDLLKSPIFTPTTGRQEHGLLNIYHAMEGAAHLHILVVKHFELPHYRKYWPNHILLVLPAMFNNSGVGAARFMIKELSYHNLELERNRWEEQGVKRQEVWPFIAMMDDSCVLWNAQQPVDNSETSEGGASVLTNVSLKTVLRHIETTPKIPLYAMCGARKWNSGLARKAPARSFSRGHLHDFVLLNVDLTQNVQYDLNRYSCEEVDFNLRVNSSGLLLCRFNSFSLMKKYIPVGGNQDYMVKPKLMVRALTCPYGEMENPAPISPSQYVCAPDSEQTLLDAPAQFLLEKFLQSCSHRLFPKAIQNPNNPVLSIDSYLNISPEISVCYINSRPHSTNLNHQGLVFSGLLLYLCDSFVVSGLLKKFRFLKGATLCVICQDRSSLRQTIVRLELEDEWQFRLRDEFQTANCSEDRPLYFLTGRHV; encoded by the exons ATGGGGAATTCCTACGCCGGGCAGTTGAAGTCTGCTCGCTTCGAAGAGGCCCTGCACAACTCCATCGAGGCGTCGCTGCGCTCCAGCAGCGGAGACCCGCAACCCATCTTCACGCAGCTCTACCTGAAGCCCGAGCCTTATCCTGCCAACGTGGACG CTGACGTGAAACCCAAAGTGGAGCCCCACAGCGGCGAGCTCCCCGCCCAGGAGCTGCTGACCAACAGCCACTCATCCAATGACgcggaggagctggaggaggaagaagactcGGATAGCAACAGTCCCCCGCTGCCCTACTTGCAGACTCCTGTGCCAGAGGGCTGCTGCACTATGGAAG GATTCTGCCAGGCCGGCAAGGACCTGCGCCTAGTCTCCATGGCGACGGAGCCCATCGATGTCCCGACGGGCTTCGAGCTGGTCGGCGCCAAGTCCCCCAGCGTGGCCGAGCACATCCTGGTGTGCGCCGTGGACCGCCGCTTTTTGCCCGACGACAACGGCAAAAATGCACTTTTAG GTTTTTCTGGAAACTGCGTGGGCTGCGGGGAGAAGGGCTTTCGCTACTTCACCGAGTTCTCCAACCACATCAACCTGAAGCTGTCCACGCAACCCAAAAAGCAGAAGCACTTAAAGTATTACCTGGTGAAGAACTCTCAGGGTGCTTTGTGCAAAGGACCGCTCATCTGCTGGAAAG ACAGTAAAACGCGGCAGTTGTCCAGCGGGGCGGCGTCCACGTCCAAACCCAGCTCGTCATCCTCAGTCAGCAGCAAAGAGAACGGCGGAACCAGCGCAAACGGATCGTCTCCTTTCTCCCTTTCGG atTCTCCACCCACCAGAATGACGCCGGCTTCCGTGTTCTTCAATAGCCCGGATCTGAGCAGAGAGTGCGGCTTCATCAAGCCTCTCGGCGCCACGCCTGGAAACAAGACGCTCCCGCTAG TTCCCACCGCCCTGAGGGTAAACGGGCCAACAAATGGCTTGGCTGTGGACGGGCGTCCCCCCTTACTCAGCCCCTCCCAGATCACCTTAGGAGCTCAGGGCCAAGCGTATCGAAGCCCCGACTTAGGAGACAGTCCGG TGTCATCTGCCATGAACTCCGGTCCTCCCAAGAAGCGCCATCGAAGGTGGCATCCCACTTCAATGGTCCCGGTCCCGCCCACGGCTGTCCCCGTGCCGGCCATCCGACCTGTCGTCTGCCCTCCGG GTTCTATCGTAGGTTCTGTGGTTTCTCCCCAAGCCCCCGGGCCGGGCGTCATCCAGCCTCAGCCTGTCAGCGCGGGGGCATCCGTCATCATCCCAGACAACCTGCTCAACTGTGTGGGAGTTCGCCCCGTCATCCTCATTG GGCACGGCACCTTACCTTATTTCTACGGCAATGTGGGGGAAGTGGTGGTGAGCCCCTTGCTGGTGGGCTGCTACAAGAACAGCCCACTGAGCGAGAACACATTGGAGAGCCTCGGCCTTAGCGGCAGCCAGCAGCTCAGCGTGGAGACCATGATTCTGCTCACGTTGCAGTACCTGGCACGTCTAG GTCCGGATCAGATCCCCCTTCGTGAAGAACTAGAGCAGATCGTCCTGAAGGCCATGCTCTGCTGTCCCGGCGGTCCCGCTATCTCCCCGTCCCAGCTGCCTTGGCTGGCTCGCTTGGAGGCCAGCGTTTCCGGGGGCGCGGTCCAAGTGGTGGTCACCCACAATTCGCTGGGCGAGGGCATCTGCGAGTCACTGCGCTCCCTCAGTGAGGGCCCCCACCTCCGGCAGTCGCTTCCCACCTACGTGCTTATCATATACTCCTCCAAGATGAGCGGCAACGAGTTCTGCGTGATGGTATTAG GGAAGTACCAAGCGAGGGCTTTAGCTGAAGGCATGCTGACCACCAACGAGTTCCTGAAGGAGATCAGCTACGAGCTCATCACAGGCAAAGTCAGCGTGTTGGCGTCTCACTTCAAAACCACCTCTCTAG GGGACAATCTGGACAAGCAGCTGGTGCGGTATCAGCGGCGACGGAAGGGCCAGGTCATCCAGCCCTTCCAGGGCGATGTCACTGACCACATCCACTCTCAGGAGGCCGCCAGCATGTCACCACCTTCGGACAGAG AACTGCTCGGCAAGGTCTTCCAGATCTTTCCGACGCAGTTGAGCGTGGCCCGACGCCTCCTCTCGCAGGTCTGCTCCATCGCCGACTCGGGCAGCCAGAACCTGGACTTGGGCCGCTTCTGCAAAGTAGATTTCCTGGTTCTGGTGCCGCCTTCTCACATTTTGGTCAACCAGACGGCACAGCGCATACGAcaatcag GCGTCCTGTTGGACTTGGGGATGGAAGAGTCATGCCCGCCTCAGAAGTGCGACAAGTACGTGGTGCGCCTGGACGCTGACGTGCACGCCAAGATGGAGGCCTTTATGAGGAAAGTCAAACAGAACCCGTACACGCTGTTCGTCCTTATCCACGACAACTCTCATGTTGACCTCACCAGGTATCAGAcatgctgtttaaaaaaatacatgtatatTTTGACTGCCAGTCTGACCTTGGTCTCTTTTTATGAAGATAACAAAGGGAGGAGGAATTTAGCCCGCATGGTGATAAAACTAAACGGAAACATCCAGAGAATGCGTTGTAGTTATCTAGAACCGATTGAGAAAAAAAGATGCTCAATATCACCTGACTTTTCTTCTTCTCGTCACTTTACAAGCGCTCTGTCGGGCTCCGTGTGCCACGGGGAGCTCCAAGGTCTGGCTGACCGCGTGGTCAACTGCCAGGAGGTCCTAGATGCAATGAACCTGCTGGTGCTGCAGGTCAGCTGCTTCCCGTACACGCTGCAGACCCGCCAGTCCCGCATCAGTGTGCACAATGAAGTGCACTGGCCCTCCGATCAAAGTCTG GAGTCGCTCCCTCCCGGCGAGTTGGCCTACTTTGGGCTGGGCGACTACAGCAGATCCCTGCAGTGGGGTGTGGCCAGCCCCATTCTGCGCTGTGACGATGCCTTTGAGAAGATGGTCCACACACTCCTGCACAG ACACCCCCACTTGCACAGCATGGTGATCCGCAGCTACCTGCTCATCCAGCAGTACACGGAGGCCATGATGGCGCTCACCTCTTCGCCGTCGCTGAGAGACCACATCACGCCAGAGACTCTAGCCATGGTGGAGGACCTGATCAACGCACCCGGTCGGGAGGGCTCGCAAGGCCGCGGACACATGCTGCTGGTGCGCGTGCCTTCGCTGCAGCTGGCCATGTTGGCACGCGAGCGGCTCGAGGACGTGcgcgacaagctgggcctccaGCTGTGCTTCGCCGTGCTGCTGGGAAGCCCCGCCTCGGAGATCATTCTGCCCAGGAACTTCACGTGTCGCCTGCGG GCCTGGCGGGGATGCGAGAATGAAGACTGGGTGCCGCTCACCTACGAGGATCTGGAGGGTCTGCCTTGCATCGTCATCCTCACGGGGAAAGACCCTCTTGGAGAGACCTTCCCCAG GTCTCTGAAATACAGCGACCTGCGTCTGATAGACTCCAGCTACCTGACGCGGACGGCCCTGGAGCAGGAGGTGGGCCTGGCCTGCACCTACGTGtcagtgggcgtggtccaggagcCCAAGAAGGTAGCCGGCCCTCGGGAGTCGGACGCCGAGAAGGTCGTTCACGACGGCGAGGAGCTGGAGCGACCTCAGAGCAACGGCAGCGCGGCCACCAGGACCTCAGGACCCTTGGTGGAGAATGGAGTCAGTTCATCCGACAACACGGAGGCCGTCCCGAAGCCCCCAGCCTGCGCGTCCAAAGGCGTCGACACGTCGGGCCTCAAGCAGGAATGCGACTCCATGGGCAGTCAGTTCGCCTCCAACCCTCCCAAAACCTCCTCCAAGGCCCCTCCGTCGCTGTactccagctcctcctcctcctcgccgtcGCCCTCCTCCTCGTCGGCGCAGCGACCCAGCCAGTCCACGCAAtgtggccgccgccgccaccccaAGCCGGCGGCGCGCGTGTCGCCACGTACCGTCATCATGTCGCGGCCGGCGTACAACCTGCTGTCGGCCGACTCGGGCAGCCAGCTGAGCTCCTTCTCGCTCTTGCCCCATGCCGACGTGGCCTGGTGCAGCCCGCTCAGGCCCCCGGTCACGGCGAGCCTGCACGGCTGGGAGCAGAGCGCACACTATCGCCGGTGGACCGTCGCCAAGCAGCACCACGCCGACTACGAGGCGCCATCCACGTCGCACCCTCGACGCCTCCTCCTAAGTGGACCGCCACAG GTGGGCAAGACGGGAGCTTACCTCCAATTCCTTCGTATCTTATTCCGGATGCTCATCCGACTGTTGGAGGTCGACGTGTTCGATGAGGAAGAATCGGACGAGGAAGAGGCAAATGAAG AGACGTCCAAGGTGGCAACGGCCGTAAATGCGCAGTGGCCTGACATCGAAGACATACGCAAGCTTCCCTTCGACCCCAACCCCCGAGGCTCCAAGTTCAAGAAGGCCAGCCCCGTCCACTGCGACAAGACGCCAAAGCGCTCCAGAG TTCTGAAGGAAGAAGACGAAAGCCAAAGTGAAGCCAAGCAGGAGACCAAGTCCATACGACTCACCCGCTTCGCGGCTCACAATGCCTTTCATCACTGTGAGCAGTGTCACCATTACTGCGATGCTAGCCCTGCAACGCAG CTGTCTGAGTGCACATTCCACGCTTTCACCTTCTGCTCGTCCATGCTCGGTGAGGAGGTCCAGCTCCAGTTTGTCATTCCCAAAGACAAGGAGAAGCACTTTGTCTTCAGTCAACAGGGGAGCCACCTGGAAAGCATGCGCCTTCCTCTGGTCTCCACCAAG GGGGTCTTTCATGTTGGTGCCCAGGACCCCGACCTGTTGAAGAGCCCCATTTTCACGCCAACGACGGGGCGCCAGGAGCACGGCCTGCTCAACATCTATCACGCCATGGAGGGCGCCGCACACCTGCACATCCTGGTGGTCAAGCACTTTGAGCTGCCCCACTACAGGAAGTACTGGCCCAACCACATCCTGCTCGTTCTGCCCGCCATGTTTAACAACTCCGGAGTCG GTGCAGCTCGCTTCATGATCAAGGAACTGTCCTACCACAACCTGGAGCTGGAGAGGAACCGGTGGGAGGAGCAAGGCGTCAAGCGGCAGGAAGTGTGGCCCTTCATCGCCATGATGGACGACTCGTGTGTGTTGTGGAACGCCCAGCAGCCCGTAGACAACAG CGAGACATCCGAGGGTGGCGCCTCAGTGCTTACCAACGTGTCCCTGAAAACGGTGCTGCGCCACATAGAGACCACGCCCAAGATCCCCCTCTACGCTATGTGTGGAGCTCGCAAGTGGAACAGCGGCCTTGCTCGCAAGGCGCCCGCCAGGTCCTTCAGCAGGGGCCACCTGCACGACTTTGTCCTGCTCAACGTGGATCTGACCCAGAACGTCCAGTACGACCTCAACCG ttacaGTTGTGAGGAGGTGGACTTCAATCTTCGGGTCAACAGCAGCGGACTCCTGCTGTGTCGCTTTAACAGCTTCAGCCTGATGAAGAAGTACATTCCAGTCGGGGGCAACCAAGACTACATGGTCAAACCCAAACTCATGGTGCGCGCCTTGACTTGTCCATACGGG GAAATGGAAAACCCCGCCCCCATCAGCCCCTCGCAGTACGTGTGCGCCCCCGACAGCGAGCAGACCCTGCTGGATGCGCCGGCCCAGTTTctgctggaaaaattcctgCAGAGCTGCAGCCACCGATTGTTCCCCAAAGCCATTCAGAACCCGAACAACCCGGTCCTGTCCATTGACAGCTACCTCAATATCAGCCCGGAG ATATCCGTGTGCTACATCAACTCCCGTCCACACTCCACCAACCTCAACCACCAGGGCCTGGTGTTCAGCGGCCTGCTGCTGTACCTCTGCGACTCCTTTGTCGTCTCCGGACTCCTCAAGAAGTTCCGCTTCCTCAAAG GCGCCACCTTGTGCGTCATCTGCCAGGACCGCAGCTCCCTGCGTCAGACCATCGtgcgtctggagctggaggacgAGTGGCAGTTTCGCCTACGCGACGAGTTCCAGACAGCCAACTGCAGCGAGGACCGACCCCTCTACTTTCTCACCGGACGCCACGTTTGA